From the genome of Impatiens glandulifera chromosome 9, dImpGla2.1, whole genome shotgun sequence, one region includes:
- the LOC124915555 gene encoding auxin-responsive protein SAUR50-like → MAIMKSNKQPQATVLKQILKRCSSLGKKSGSYFDVPKGHFAVYVGENRIRYIIPISLLAQPEFQCLLHTFEEEFGFYHEMGGLTIPCEEVVFRSITSMLMMR, encoded by the coding sequence ATGGCCATCATGAAATCAAACAAGCAGCCACAAGCAACGGTCCTCAAACAAATCCTCAAGAGATGTTCTAGCTTGGGGAAGAAATCCGGAAGCTATTTCGACGTACCAAAGGGTCATTTCGCAGTGTATGTTGGAGAGAATAGGATTAGATACATTATCCCAATCTCCCTTCTGGCTCAACCGGAGTTTCAGTGTCTTTTACATACATTTGAGGAGGAATTCGGGTTTTATCATGAGATGGGTGGCCTCACCATTCCTTGTGAAGAAGTTGTTTTTCGCTCGATAACCTCAATGCTAATGATGAGATGA